Proteins encoded by one window of Chitinivorax sp. B:
- a CDS encoding GNAT family N-acetyltransferase produces MTQSRCLADLKALPESLLNAFSSAAKQSIFYSLPWFRNYLVTIEKGNCDLRLLTASEGNQDAALVMLAKQSDLPLSPRILIGAQNYYSCLFGPVYTGQPTDNLFDALLAPAKQERVDMLDLHPLDRESASYGALQGALRRGGWWVDEYFCFGNWYLHVEGRSYTQYYDSLPSKLKNTLKRKKKALDQAGNTRFEIIQSGPDVERAIADYIRIYNASWKVPEPYQDFMPGLFRTCAEHGWLRAGFAYVDGEPAAAQIWIVHDRQALIYKLAYDERFGKLSVGSILTAMLMEYVIDQDHVEIVDYLTGDEPYKRDWMSHRRERWGIIAYNPRSMVGLIHAAAHFGGKWLKSLRGDKDTSASPPKTNEDDN; encoded by the coding sequence ATGACTCAGAGCAGATGCTTGGCCGATCTGAAAGCTTTGCCTGAATCTTTACTCAACGCGTTTTCTTCCGCGGCCAAGCAAAGTATCTTTTACAGTTTGCCTTGGTTTCGCAATTACCTTGTCACCATTGAAAAAGGAAACTGTGACCTCAGGCTATTGACCGCCTCCGAAGGCAATCAAGATGCAGCATTGGTCATGTTGGCCAAGCAAAGTGATTTGCCACTCAGCCCACGTATACTGATCGGAGCCCAAAACTATTACAGCTGCCTTTTCGGCCCGGTGTACACCGGCCAACCAACCGACAACCTATTTGATGCGCTGCTAGCCCCCGCCAAGCAAGAGCGTGTCGATATGCTCGACTTACATCCACTGGATCGCGAATCTGCCAGTTATGGGGCGTTGCAGGGGGCATTACGGCGCGGCGGGTGGTGGGTAGATGAATACTTTTGCTTCGGTAACTGGTATTTGCATGTCGAAGGGCGATCCTATACGCAATACTATGATTCGCTACCTTCCAAGCTCAAAAATACCCTTAAGCGAAAAAAGAAAGCATTGGATCAGGCTGGAAATACTCGGTTTGAAATCATTCAGAGTGGCCCGGATGTAGAACGTGCTATTGCAGATTACATTCGTATCTACAATGCCAGTTGGAAAGTACCGGAACCTTATCAGGACTTCATGCCGGGTTTGTTCCGCACCTGTGCCGAACATGGTTGGCTTCGCGCAGGCTTTGCTTATGTCGACGGCGAACCGGCAGCCGCCCAGATCTGGATTGTTCATGACAGACAGGCACTGATCTATAAGCTGGCTTATGATGAACGATTCGGTAAACTATCGGTTGGCTCAATTCTCACCGCCATGCTCATGGAATATGTGATTGATCAAGATCACGTTGAAATCGTTGACTATCTGACTGGGGATGAGCCATACAAACGTGACTGGATGTCGCACCGCCGCGAACGTTGGGGCATCATTGCCTACAACCCGCGATCGATGGTGGGTTTGATTCATGCAGCAGCGCATTTTGGTGGCAAATGGCTGAAATCACTGCGCGGCGACAAAGACACCTCGGCATCTCCACCCAAAACCAACGAAGACGATAACTGA